The DNA window GTTCGGGCTCAGTTCCAACATGTGGATCGAACTGCAGTGGTATCTCTTCAGTCTCGTCTTTCTCCTTGGGGCGGCCTACACGCTCAAGTACGATGACCACGTGCGGGTAGACGTGCTGTACGGACGTCTCTCGCGTCGCGGAAAGGCCTGGATCAACCTATTGGGAACCGCGCTCTTTCTCTTGCCCTTTTGCGCGGTTGTGCTGTGGATGTCGATTCCCTTTGTTACCAATTCCTGGGCCATCCTGGAGGGATCGCCCGACCCAGGAGGGCTTCCCCGGTACCCGATCAAGACGGTCATTCCCCTTGCCCTTACGCTCGTGATATTGCAGGGCGTGTCGCTCATGATTCGGGAAGTGGCTGTTCTGCGGGGAGCAGAAATCAGTGACGTCTACGACGAAGAGTCGCGTCCACGTATTGGCTGAACAGGTGTCGTCCTTGTCGTACTCTCGAACAGGTGATGACGAATGATGGGTGCCGAAATTCTCGCGCCGCTCATGTTTGTGGGAGCACTTGCACTAATCTTTTCCGGGTATCCCGTTGCCTTTGCGCTGGGGGGCACGGCCCTTTTGTTTGCGGGGATTGGAGTCGAGACGGGCATGCTGAGCTGGACGTTGCTGCAGGCTCTTCCGTCT is part of the Salinibacter sp. 10B genome and encodes:
- a CDS encoding TRAP transporter small permease subunit, giving the protein MERWLRWARRIDRVSEWSGRALYWLTLGMVGVGAFNAIARYLDRYTGFGLSSNMWIELQWYLFSLVFLLGAAYTLKYDDHVRVDVLYGRLSRRGKAWINLLGTALFLLPFCAVVLWMSIPFVTNSWAILEGSPDPGGLPRYPIKTVIPLALTLVILQGVSLMIREVAVLRGAEISDVYDEESRPRIG